The genomic DNA TGTTGGCCGGCAGACTAGTCAGCATTTAATTTGGAGAATTCGGACGGTGATCACGCGCTTCAAACTTAATAGCACGTGGGAATTCGACGCCTCGGTGATCCTCCGCCGACTAGCGTGCAACACGACGCCTCGGTGATCCTCCGCcgcttttttattattattatttttttttcctttcggtACGTTTCCACACCGCGACGGATGAGGTCCTTCCGGCTTCCGCACTATATAGATTCCACCAATTCCCCGCTTCTCATCTCACATTCTCACTGTTCGACCTCTCTCGCTTCCATCTGATTCATCTCCATCTCCATGGCTTCTCTCAGATCTCCCTCCCTCTGCAACAATCTTCCCTCCATCCGCCCCTCCAACAAGCTCTTCGGTCTCCATCTGATCGCCCCTGCGCGCTCACACAGGGGAAGCCCCTTGTCCAGCAACAAGCAACAGCTAAGGTCCATCCGCTGTACAAACCAAATATCAGCTGTTCCCTTGAACCACTCCTACCCCAGCATCAGACCTGGTGTTGCTCCGCTCTACTTTCCTTTAGTCGGTCTCTCTGTTttattattagtattattatttttcatttctaATATAATTGTGTGAGCTTGTTCCTGCAGCTTCCAAGGTTCAGGAAATGCACGTGTATGAAATCAACGAGCTCGACCGCAACAGCCCTGCTTACCTTCGCCTGAGCCAGAAGGAGGTCAATTCGCTCGGCGACCTAGTCCCTTTCACCAACAAGGTAAGTGAAATTAATTAGCAGGGAGATTCTGAAATTAGTGTGTGACAGAGGAAAATGTCGAAACCGATCGATCGGTTGCAGGTGTACTCGGGGGACTTGCAGAAGCGGCTGGGAATCACAGCGGGACTCTGCGTGCTCATCCAGCACGTGCCGGAGAAGAATGGTGACCGGTACGAGGCCATCTACAGCTTCTACTTCGGAGAGTATGGCCAGTTATCGGTGCAGGGGCCCTACCTGACGTACGAGGAAACTTACTTGGCTGTCACTGGTGGCTCCGGCATCTTCGCCGGCGCCTACGGACAGGTCAAGCTAAAGCAGCTGATCTTCCCTTTCAAAATCTTCTACACCTTCTACCTGCAAGGCATCCCTGACCTCCCTGAGGAGCTCCTCTGCACGCCCGTGCCACCGTCGCCTGAGGTCGAGCCGACGCTCGAAGCCAAGGCAGGCCAACCCCATGCGGCGCTCCATAACTATACCGATTAGCCGATTGCTGCAGTCGCATCCGCAAATAAATTGACTAAAGAAACAATGTCTTCCCTTGATCTGTCGGAGTTTAAATGGATAAAATTTCTGTAATATATCTATCTGCTGGTGAACTGGTGGAATTACAATCGGATCGTATCAAATCTAATAAAATGAGCTCTCGACCTCGAACCCGAACACCTCGAAGGCTCGAGTCCGATCAGGACACCTTAAGGGCCTCATGCCCAATCAAATTCAAGGGCTTGAGCCTGACCCTAATAACTCTGAGCCTGAGGGGCGGAAGACAAACTTGAGGATATTATCTTAATGGGGCAGGACTTAGACGTGGGTAGACCAAATGTGAAATTTATCGCCGTGCCCCCAACCATGACTGTTCCACGTTGGTACGATGAATATGAAAAACGATGAATATGAAAACCTTCACGTATCCTTGAGGGTTAAGCATCAAGTCTAAGTGGAGGTCAACGTTAAGATCCGGATAAATCAATGTAAGGAAGATCCGCTTGGATAGTTATCTTGAATCCTGATCACACAAGCTTTGCCTTTCAGCCTTGGTCGGTCACACCGACTAGAGGTGCTCCGTTTCTCCCCTGGTCGATCTCATCGATCGGACGTTATGCGTTTCTCCCCTGATCGGTCTCATCGACCAGTCATGCAAAAAGTCAATTGAAACAAGATAGCAGATTGTTAAACCATAAAGATGCAAATTGAGCACTTAGGTAAATTTTTGCTTTTATGGACTTATCAATTTATCAGCCCACAGCTAATGAGTTCAAATATAGTCTTGTGCCCATATTATTGTTCTATAATGGGTTGTCTAACAGCCTCTCATGGCAGCACATATACCTTGGCTCTTTGTCTGCATTCCCATGAAATTTAATCCCTGGTTCAAGCTTATCTGACTTGACATTAAAGGACGTTGAGCAATAAATTTACAAAATTGACACTAACTACTTGAGTTTTGGGGATTATGCTATCAGGATTATGATAGTTCAATAATATTGAGAATTGCATTGCAATCCATTTGATGAAAGGAGATGGTCATTgatgaaaaaaaatcaagtttaaagAAGAGTATATTGCTGGAAAACCTGAGTAATGCGTGAAGAAATCAAGTAAGGTCAACATGGGGGTTTGTAAACCATTTAATGCATTTATTGAGTTCTAGGGAGGTGAAAGAGTCCATTAATAAGTCTAGGAACTTTAAATTTATtgaacattaagtaaatttatgttTTGACAGCAAGGGTTTTTTAGAGAAGAAGCAAAAATGTCAGTTTAGGTCTGAGGTAACCTCCTATTCTAAGATTTCTTCCTAGAATTATCTTGtttaaagaaatggaagattTTGAGTATTGAGGTGTCAGTCTGTGGCATCTTTCAATCCCTCTACTGCTGCATTTCAGACAAGAGGGCAAATCCTCCATCAATTTATCTTGTGGTATCAGAATTTGTTTATTAAAGTTGTGGTTTTACTACCAGTCTCATTCTTTGAGATATTTTCTGTGCTGAGTGTTGCGCTTCTCTACTGCTGAACTTTGATTACACCTGTCGTCAACTTGTGTCATGCTCAGGAACCAAAACAAGCAAccactaatttaaaaaaaaaatactgctCCATCATATACAAAAGCAAAGAATCAGAAAAGTTGTTCATCATGTAGATTACTGACCCACTAACAAAAAATGTTAACAAGTTGACCATCTCAGGTTTTCACTTGGACCCTACTATGAACCCAAACATGGAAGTTGACTAAGATTTGGTTCATTTGCTATCATTTTGCCAAAAACTTGATCTCAAGCCATGAGTAGCTGGGAAAGATAATAATCAGGAACTGCAAATTTCACCTACTCCTCAACTAGACTTAAATACTAACTTCGCCTGCCTAAACAAGCTTCAATGGGTTGACAGGAGCTCAAACCCAGTTACAGTGGGTTGGGTAGGTTAAGTACCAGAAAAAGTTCGAAGAAATATGATTCTGACCCAACATGAGCAAGACAATCTCAATATGAGAAACATATGACAGAATAAGTAAAGCATGTGCTTGGGAATGAACTGTTCATATGGCACATGGAACTAGCCATTGTGGTGAGTCATGAGCACAGCCTTTCATCAATCAATTTTTAATAGACAAAACTTTGTACAATACATGCAACTCAAGAATAAAATTTCTACAGAACCACCATCCATAACATGGTTGTCACTTGAAACAATGAACTAGAGTAGGTGTTGAATGTTAATACCATATTGGCAATGCAATTACACTGCTTTGATAACCATAGTTTGGCAATCATGCATGTGCTTAGGCTCTGAGCTCCATGGAGAGAGGAACTCAGAAGTAACTGGACATAATCAGAATATGGAAGTGTGATGGCTGTCTCACTCATCAGTTAAGTCTTACAGAACCTTCCGTAAAACCTACAAAATATTTGCTAGAATATGAAAATTTAGTTTGCAAACTGCTTAGTAGCCCTATTAGCCTTTTAGGAAGTTTAACAAAAACGTGAGCAATCAATAATGAATACTTCAAATggcaatctaaatcttgaatggCATAATAGATATGAACCAGATTGTGCACAAACTATTCCAAACCACTAACTTTTGCTAATTTGGAAATGCTTTAATGCACGAGAAGCTTGACACATGAAATAGGAAGGATCTAATTGTGAACGTACGTCAATACATATTGTAGTCAAGAACTTCAAATAACTAACCAGGATGTATAATGTAAAGCTCCTCACCTTTCAAGTTTAACATAAGTGCTTGTCACAGCACGATATAAATCAAAAGCCATTTGCTCTTTCCCATCTTCCTCTAGAATTTCACAAGCGTCAATATACAACCGAACAGCTTCATCAGGGTTTGTATCTTCCAAAGCACTGTGGTAAAGCCAATATGTGATAACTTCTATTTAACCGACAACATTGGTCACACCAAGTTGACTCACCTAGCACCCTTTCCTAGAGCATCTGATGCAGGTTGTGATCGTCCACAATCTCTGAATAATTCAGATGCTTTTCTATAAAAGTCAAAAACTTCATTCCTCCGACTAAGCTCTTTTGCTAAAGAAGCAGCAGACTCCATATGCTTGGCAGCATCCCAAGGTCTGTAAAGCTTGTAAGGATTACAGCTATCCGTCTTTATCAGAAAATACAAATTATGGATTTTAGCAAATAACAAAGCAAACAAGGATACGGGGAAATCAATTCTTGTCCCTTGGAAGCCTTTTCAAAAGCTTCTTTTGCTTTCTCATTTTCTTTCCTGAATCTATAGCCAACAGCTTCAAAAGAATGGAACTAATAAGCAAGCCAAAGAGTTACTACAGCTAAAGAGGCAAAAGTAATATTAGCCAACCATCTTGCTCATACAATGCAGTAGCATTCTTCCAATCTGCATTCCATCTTATAAAACTGAGGTTTGTTCTGCAGTAAAAGAAAACTAGTCATTGATCTCATTCAAAAATAAGCTTGTATAAAGACACAAGAGGACAGCTCAGCATTTTGGTTGAAAGGTTGACGAAGACCATGGACTTAAAAAAGACTGTTTCTATTAAAGGACAAGTATATGAATTTCATAATTGAAATGAACACTGGATAGGCTAAGACAAAATGTTAGTCTAGCAATGAAATGAACCTTGGCcattatcctaataaaatctgAAACAATAATTTGTATGTAAATCAACTTTAACTGGAAGCCGGGCAAGAACTACAGCAGTAGAGACAGCTAAAGTCGTCCTTATATAGTTTTGTTCTTGAAGATATAAAGGAATGTTGTATTGGCTGTCATGCTTGTACAAAAATGCACATAGGATACTAATGGGACATGCTAAAAAATTCGAGCATTCCAGAACAATACAAGGTTCCATGTGGCAAATGTTTCAACATATGTCAATGCATGATCTTACAAGCATGCATGCTAGCCAAGTAGATAGTCTTAAAATTTGCTTAACCTCTATGAACCCTCCATTCTACCTTGGAAGAGGGAGGGACGGAGGGgcaaagggaaggagaaggtctAATTGAGTTAAGAACTTCTCTTGAAGAGATCCAAATAAGAGTAATATTCTTTTCCAATTAAAGTACCCCCAGTAAGACCTTCTGGCATCAGTGTTCTATGTAAGACTTTTCCAAAGGTAAGTTCTTCTAAGTTAGATATAAGAGCTCCTGATAAGATTCTCTTTCCATAGTAGAAAAAATCTCCAAAACCGACTCTCTCCTTGAGAGTAATAGCTCCAGGTAGTCTCTCCTTCGAAGGTAAGAACTCTCAGAAAGGCTCCCTATATAATGTAAGGACCCCATGATAAGACCTTTTGGGCTAAGCAATACAAGACTCTCTTTGCAAATTATGCTCTAGGCAAGACTCCCTCCCCGAGGTGAGACATTCCAATGCAAGAGCTCCAAATAAGATTCTCTCATACCAAGGTAAAAAGCTCCAAGGACGACTCTTGCTGAGTTTAAAGCATCTCAATAAGACATTTGGTAAGAGCTCCAAGAACAACTCTCCCCTAAAGGTAAGAACTTTAGGTCAGAATCTCTCTTTAAGGTAAGACTTTTTAAGGTAAGAACTCCAAATGTGATGCTCCTTTTCAGGCCAGAGTTTTGGACAACCCTCTTTCTCTCTAAGATAGAACCTTTTGAGTTAAAACCCTCTCCAAGGTGAGATATTGTGATGTAAGATTCTCTGTCTAAGATAAGACCTTATGAGGTAAGATTATCTGTATGGGAAAACTCATTCAAGATAAGAAATTCTGCGAGGTAAGACTCCAAAGCAAGAACAACTGCAAGTAAAACACTTACACCAAGTAGAACATCTGAGGTAATTGCATTTCCAGCTCCTCAACTTCAACCTCCAATATCCAAGACTAACTTCAGAGTAGGAGCGTATACCTGCTAAGCACATTCATGATGCATTCTATTTATATGGTCACAAATTTACAACTTTGAACCAATAAATTCTCATTCCAGTCTTAATCAAATGGCTCCATCCATCTGATCTACACTGAACAGAACAAAAAAATCCTTGACTTTTCCAGCTATATCTTTTATATTATATTATGAGGAACAACTGGAAGACGATGGTATTATACTAGCACAtccaaattttgaatttgttaaaaCACAGCCCATTATTCATCTGAAATGCATCAATATCGATGACTACTAATAATACCCATCCACAAAATCTACGAAAAGTCAACTAAAACAAAAATGCCCGACAAAGAGACAACTACCCTGATATGGATCCAAGAAGGCAATTTCGTCTACCACACAATAACGGTTTACAAGCACAGAAGAATCAATGTCGAGGAACCAAACAAAATGAAATCGCTACGACAACGGGAAAAGGGCAAGTGAAGAAAGCGAGAGAGATCCgaaggaagagaagagatgacGAAGAAGAGGAAAAGCGATTACAATTTGTCGGCCTTGGCCATAAGCTTGTCGGGATCTTGAGTCGCCATGGCTGCTCCTTTTTCGCTGCACCACCTTCTCGGTCGCACCGTCGCGTATCGaagcagaaaagaaagaagacGAGGCCATATACAGCTCCGGTATTCGGACGATTACTAAAAGGATTTTGGACAGATAAATGGACTTGGACAGCATACGATTCCACCTCATCCAATGCAACAGGTATTTTATTCATCCTGAAAGTAGGAGAAATGGCGTGCTGAATAGATGACAGATTAACTGCAAGAAGATTTTAGATTGAAGTAGGAGTTATGAATGGGAGTGAAAATCCATACTTAGAGAGCGTCCGAAAAAATCCGTTTATATACCATCTCCAATAATCCATACTCAAGAACGTCAGCTGTTAAAAATTATCAAGTAAAAGAATATGAGGCGTATAGTCCGAGTAATCTTTTATTATCATATCATGTGCATCCGTTTTATAACTAACATCATTAATAAAGTGGTCGAAGAAATATACTAGTGGGTTAATGAAAAATATAGTCAGCTTCGCTTTTGAATGTCCATATAATAAGAAATGAATATTCTTTGACAATCGATTATTATTCTCTGATAGATTGTTGTGATTCTCGGATAATATGAAACTTGGAGATATTTCAACCGGATATTCAGCTAACCGAGTGTACATATAAAAACAAAGTACTGAGTATGGTAGGGTGTTCAGCTTTAAGGGCTACCCTGATATATGTTGTGTGATGCAGGAGACCTGATTATGAAGTAATGGAAAACCAAGTCCCCTAAATATGGATGGTTCTTATAACCGACCGACCATATACAGGGATACTTATTTCTGAAGAATGGGAAACTGAGCCCCGAGAGGCTTGACCGATTCTTTCAGCCAATCATCCTTGTATTGGGAGGCTTGTCCCTGAAGTGATATTTGAGCTCTAGGAATCCAATTAGGTTTCTTCTGAGATTTACCTTATATATTTGCTCGACGAATAAGGATATTAAGCCTTATCACTCTAGTCAGTTGTATACCCGATCGCCTATGTACAAAGGACGAGAGAATGAATAGtgaaagcacatatatttgaccGGTTGTATGTTAGGTTGCACTCTGAGAAT from Zingiber officinale cultivar Zhangliang chromosome 4A, Zo_v1.1, whole genome shotgun sequence includes the following:
- the LOC121969756 gene encoding allene oxide cyclase, chloroplastic-like — protein: MASLRSPSLCNNLPSIRPSNKLFGLHLIAPARSHRGSPLSSNKQQLRSIRCTNQISAVPLNHSYPSIRPASKVQEMHVYEINELDRNSPAYLRLSQKEVNSLGDLVPFTNKVYSGDLQKRLGITAGLCVLIQHVPEKNGDRYEAIYSFYFGEYGQLSVQGPYLTYEETYLAVTGGSGIFAGAYGQVKLKQLIFPFKIFYTFYLQGIPDLPEELLCTPVPPSPEVEPTLEAKAGQPHAALHNYTD
- the LOC121972318 gene encoding gamma-soluble NSF attachment protein-like, whose amino-acid sequence is MATQDPDKLMAKADKLTNLSFIRWNADWKNATALYEQDGFQGTRIDFPVSLFALLFAKIHNLYFLIKTDSCNPYKLYRPWDAAKHMESAASLAKELSRRNEVFDFYRKASELFRDCGRSQPASDALGKGASALEDTNPDEAVRLYIDACEILEEDGKEQMAFDLYRAVTSTYVKLER